In the genome of Triticum urartu cultivar G1812 chromosome 5, Tu2.1, whole genome shotgun sequence, one region contains:
- the LOC125508674 gene encoding cytochrome b5, giving the protein MSKAALTLEEVSKHNTKDDCWLIIAGKVYDVTKFLEDHPGGDDVLLSSTAKDATDDFEDVGHSTTARAMLDEYYVGDVDTATIPARTKYTPPKQPHYNQDKTPEFIIKILQFLVPLAILGLAVAIRMYTKSESA; this is encoded by the exons ATGTCCAAGGCGGCGCTGACACTGGAGGAGGTGTCCAAGCACAACACCAAGGACGACTGCTGGCTCATCATCGCCGGCAAG GTATATGATGTGACCAAGTTTTTGGAGGATCACCCTGGAGGTGATGATGTACTGTTGTCCTCGACTG CCAAGGACGCAACTGATGACTTTGAGGATGTCGGGCACAGCACCACCGCCCGTGCGATGCTGGACGAGTACTATGTCGGCGACGTGGATACGGCTACGATACCTGCCCGGACAAAGTACACTCCGCCGAAGCAACCACACTACAACCAAGACAAGACCCCTGAGTTCATCATCAAGATCCTCCAGTTCCTGGTCCCCTTGGCCATACTTGGTCTGGCTGTCGCCATTAGGATGTACACCAAGTCGGAATCGGCTTAA